From Rhopalosiphum padi isolate XX-2018 chromosome 2, ASM2088224v1, whole genome shotgun sequence:
TagtatttagataaatttataagtagatGGAAAAATTAGAGGGTTACATGTTATAAAAgctttcaatttaatttttggtttatCTACTCCAACAAACTTTTACGTTCATGTTAATATTTCTTCTATTATTGAATTACAATCACATTAAAGATCTACAATACAACTATCAgtaaatagtataaacatatataatatgaagtagattaaatagtatatttgttaataaataactaaatataaaaataattctatgcaACTGAgagctatttatttaatctaatattaaattatattttgacttaatatatacaatttattaacacttaaacttttttttagttttaccaTCCGTCCaatatttggaatttaatttatatatcaccaatcaaaatttagaaatatgtaagatttttaaactattttattaatataacataaaatattctataagatTCTGagcaaaatgtattgattttataataaattatctatagcagaaaaaaatgttttgattttaaattaaaatttttttttttttttggctagAAAGTGCATCTAGTTTATAGTTGGTACTTTTGGgaggttaaaatttaaaaaaatcaatgtactttttaaaataatgacgaaaaaaaggaaatttaaaataattggaattttaacagaaaatcgattttttatattgttatcattttgtGTAACCGATTTTgtgaaactatttataaatgtttataatacaacCAAATTGTTTCCCGGATTTAATAATACAGAAAAACATATCTACAAGTCTTTATTTTCTTTGTATAGGAAAATATTGAGTAACATGCTgctaacattttttcaaatacaaacagtttttgaaaattaatggcAATTATTAAGTACTTACCTAACAGTGCTGATACCAGTTTTAATGCAcgttgcacataatattataatttaagattctTCATACTCATCATGTTATCGTATTCTTATTTAAAGAAAttgaattgattttaataattattttatagctaaTATTGGTTTATATAAAATGGCATTATACATACTAATTTTAGTCATTTTCTATTACATATATATGGTAAGGGCGATAAGTTTTAAACCTAGTATACTCGTAagcttataaattaaagttaataagccattttataatttattttagtatatgtatataatgatactaatttaatgtttaaagcaCCGAAAAATTTTTGTTACGGTaactggtattattatttagtaattttaatttattcatttttattcagGTAAAAGTTATAATTCTATTAAGAATGAAGTATTCTCATTAATTGCTGAGGATGAAGGTaagtttatttgtataatagtttacagttttattggttatatttagtaatatgtataacttaaaataaaataaattatctaagtCAACATTTTTAGATCAAAACTATACTGGCATTTTTCCTAAATATTGGCATAAAAGACCAGAATTCtttggtaaatattatagtatagtttattacatcaatatattaaataacattgtaatttatatatatttatattcaattcatattatatttatgtcaatataattcaatatattacaaaaattgtgattttcagaattgaataaaaaaatagcaAAGTTGTATACTACATACAAATTATCGTGTAAGCCATTTAATAGTTagctaaataatgtaattttagagCAATAGTTTACAACGTTATTCTTAGtagttagttataattttaataacttatgtttaacatttttatcagaAACACCTGAAAGCAGAAGAATATAAAACTTattcgtatattaatataacattaattctGATATATGCActtttattgcatttattttagaataatagtatttttttaaatattttctcaaaattCAAAGAGAACTTCAAACGGAGTATCTAACACTTAAATGCTTTTAGATTACATCATTAtgttatgcatttaaaatatattatatgaatgtttaaaatattgatatataatctgtatatataatagtgtatagtgtgtaatttaaaatacaataattgtacaattattgtattaaatgtctaaaataaattaaacgttaTTTAATTGATCTTgcagatatatataaaaatgataccGTTCGATTCTGTGGTGtgtatcaatttatcataatttaatctataatgttttttatggtttttaatgaataattaataattttttcattattgtagttttatatataaaacataaaatcatcacttaataataattattgataattatcaattttattctattaaaaattctTCTTAAAGCACTCCAATACCTATAGAGCAGGAATGGTAAACCTTTTTTGGGTCGTATCAAATTTTTCCAATCAAGGTTTTGTACATTTTTCACGTTCCATaaggaaattttattttttaagaataaaattaaagttatagaTGTATtaagatgtattatattattttattaggtagttacacatttttattgtgattataattttttaaatgtatataatttgtttctttgaatttcttattaccaaaattgtataaatagcataatttattaatttcaattttttttgtgcCTTTGAAATTTTACCAACGTGCCATTGAAATTTTACCAACGTGCCACCTTTGGCATGCGTGCCGTAGGTTCGTCACTCCTGCTATATAAGGTTCACTGTTTCACTGTTTGATGAACTTAAACACCTATTTCTTTAAACTTaatggtaatttataaaatataatattatagtattgtaatagtgtaaatagtgtaataatgtaaaatcattatagtatttatattttattaatataatgtacatatacgatatacgtattataatattatatacataatatctcaGGCGCGTGTGACACACTGACACCTTACATTCATTCTGTATCATCACGGAGTTCCACCATAGTTCGGAGTTCCAACTAGTTTTGATATCTTcagaacatttttaatgataatctTTCGATCTGCTACAAATAATCGTGCGTTTCGACGAAGTCTCATTTCATGTCTTGCTCCGTGTATACTAGATCAttgataaagtaaaataatatataatattaaaattctatttcaatagacgttaaatattttgttcagtATAACTAACATTATCTtgtgtaattattaacataaaaatcctATCGCCTTCATTTGTTTGGTATAAATCTGTCACTAATACGTTGTACCAGATATAGACAATATGTCTTACAGCTACTACCATGCAACAGTATATGGATCtacaaatataaactatattggaATAATACGAGATCTAAGTTAAAACATCatcaaaaatatctaaatgtaaatattatattatgataaaatgtattttataccatttatacctaatttaggttttttaattatacaaagttgtatttactaaaaaatatatatatatatatcttaggAAATGAGGTGGTACGTCAAATAGATGAAAGTggtaaaaaaattgtgattattaataaatgtgtcAAATGCactactttaaaaaatactaaattaattaacattttcagCAAAACAAATTACCCAAAAACCAagtaattgaatttaatatttcattttaggcagcaatactaatttataacttcatattatagactaaaatattctaagtagagttaaaaataaattaactttatgttaacaatagtattttaaaagtacttTTACATTTAAAGATACTTAATAGTAAACTTATTCTTAAGTTCTTAACTCATATGTATACATTCAAAATTGTTTGAGTGACAGCATTTGTTTTATGCTCGTGGAGTATAAATTcccaaaatttatttttatctaatgcGATATATTgtttatgcaaataataatatattaatatgttaacataatgttataagatttattatttttactcgtaaattttaaaaccattatttttaacagatataaatgtattatatttaatgtgataattttttcggttaaactaaatatttacgtattataagGAATTTGCATATTTATGAATGTTCTTTTCGATTGtatgcataaatgcataatatacataaaatgtatgtatgacTGAATAATAGGAGAGTTCACGTGCAAgatcttacataatatacctagtataaaaACATCGGTATTATTCATGTAGGCTTAAAAAAAGCGTGAAAATACattggaataaattataaaataattgacaaaaaaaaatgccattgttattgacaaaatcaatttttgatttatagaatttattttgccataactttatttattattttaatagacattagcttgttattttattattctatgttagaatatgtattttttcgtataatgagttattatactaacaattaaaaatcattgttatattttaatttttcttttcagaACTAGATAAGAATGACATATTAATGTTAGATaaaggtatttattattgaaaaattacttagtacttaaaaatcattattttcaaatattacagcattttatacaataataattattaatcaaaccCTGTATATTGTAGTAAAGTTAGGtagttagataataataaattagtacattatttttattttttatttgttagtttaaatatttaagttaaacaataaaacaaaaatttcaataaagtacatgtattacattttttcaacaGTTTTAGAAAAAAACCCCGTTAATCAATCAGgtaatatatagattttatttgaaaatgtaattatgcttacttaaaaaaatataggataAACTGCTTTATAAGTTAGTTTCcaggtaaaatattatgtactgtgCGCAAACCGTGACGTACCGATTGGCCGACAAATCAATTCGCCGACACACCATTTTGCCGACACCCGATTTGCCGACACACTATATTGTGATGAATTATACTTactaattaaactatattattttttattgctttaaattatttgtataaatcacgAACATTGTTCAAGTCAACtttactattaatactataaattaacaattaacattataagCTTCCGTtttctaaatgaaaatgaaacatTATTGCATCTAAGTATTCCAAAATACAAATCGTACCATTCAGtaacctaaaattataatttaaaatgttagaaaaaaatgtattattatatatcataaacgCTTTACCTATCTTTTGCAAATGATAACCtttcttctaattttctatatttagttTTCATCTTTCGTGGTCTATTGCAGTTTTTTTGTGCTATGAGGTCAAGCTCGAAGTTTGATTGTTGGTTTTTTAGctctttgattaaaataaaaatatttggcttTGGTCTACCAACAGCTTTATTAAGAGCTGCATGCCATCCTTCAAGGTGGTTTATGGTCCTTGCTCCATCTGTATTAAAATGATTCcacatatttctattaaatagaCAAATATCTGGATCCAAGTATGTTtcggtaaaataatttaataattttagcacACCTAAAATAAtgatggtaaaaaaattaagtgttgctaagttctaaaaatattacgtaaaaagttatattaacattttgatgGTAGATTGTAATATTCTAGATTtccacttaaaaattatttttgtattttatgaaactaCGTTTTGTCGGCGAATtgaaacttttttcatttttaccggAAACCGGTTTTCGCGTCGGCGAAACGAGTAGTCGGCGAATTGGGTGTCGGCGAATCGGGCCTGAATCGCGCAAACAAGTATCACCGTAAACTCGGCCCGAGgaaataaaatgttctaaaGGTCTATTGTAAACAGACGTAACACGTTTCCACCAAAAGTGTATCTTTCCCTTTTCCACCAATATCCGTTTCCACCAAATGAGATCCACCTAACTTAACAACGtttttaccaaaacaatttatatactacGCTTATATTAAAACCTTTAGTAcagtaataagtttatttaacatattaatgctgggttaaaaaaaatgatatattatggtatagatactttaggtattatttatatagtacccATATagtcatatgtatatatataattggatgatatatttttttactgtagaaTATACTTTTCGTGTGTTTTTCGGattgatgtaaaatatatattgtacgtttTTCGTATTTGATTGTAACTATGCTAAACCATTGCCGTGCTTATTACCTTTTATGTTGATTAaccaagataatatatataatgggacaatattttataaacaagtgAAAA
This genomic window contains:
- the LOC132923182 gene encoding uncharacterized protein LOC132923182 gives rise to the protein MCVICIFFYSISMGVLKLLNYFTETYLDPDICLFNRNMWNHFNTDGARTINHLEGWHAALNKAVGRPKPNIFILIKELKNQQSNFELDLIAQKNCNRPRKMKTKYRKLEERLSFAKDRLLNGTICILEYLDAIMFHFHLENGSL